A single window of Candidatus Sericytochromatia bacterium DNA harbors:
- a CDS encoding SDR family oxidoreductase, which translates to MSSKTLITGASGYLGQLVAHQLVKEAGAPVVMWVHADNETQAAAKIARLKEAYLGFEHLMEWTWGALEAETPFAGVAPIGIARIIHTAAIYRFDIDEETARRVNVEGTRKVLDLAERCPGLRHVCLVSSLYASGLMAGDIPEERFPFGPQAPFTNHYERSKHLSEEVLFERPQLPWSIARVGLVVADDESGHVTQFNALHYTLKLFHHGLMSVFPGDPETRLYFVTGGFAARAIADICRLDAPRCIYHVAHAEAHGVPLAEAIDLAFTAFLEDPRFRARRLPRPLFIDQAGFDVLVAGMAGLGNRAQVQAISGVASFARQLYIRKEARNEHLLAALSHYAPEDQR; encoded by the coding sequence GTGAGCAGCAAGACCCTGATCACGGGCGCCAGCGGCTACCTGGGTCAACTGGTCGCGCACCAGCTGGTGAAGGAGGCAGGCGCGCCGGTCGTGATGTGGGTGCATGCCGACAACGAGACGCAGGCCGCCGCCAAGATTGCCCGACTGAAAGAAGCCTACTTGGGCTTCGAACACTTGATGGAATGGACCTGGGGGGCCCTGGAGGCCGAGACCCCCTTTGCGGGGGTCGCTCCAATCGGCATCGCCCGGATCATCCATACGGCCGCCATCTATCGCTTCGATATCGACGAGGAAACCGCCCGCCGCGTCAACGTGGAGGGCACCCGCAAGGTCCTTGACCTGGCCGAGCGCTGCCCGGGACTCCGCCACGTCTGCCTGGTCAGCAGCCTCTATGCCTCGGGCTTGATGGCAGGGGACATTCCGGAGGAACGGTTTCCCTTCGGCCCCCAGGCCCCCTTCACGAACCACTACGAGCGCTCCAAGCACCTGTCGGAGGAGGTGCTCTTCGAACGGCCCCAGCTGCCCTGGAGCATTGCCCGCGTGGGGCTGGTGGTGGCCGACGACGAGAGCGGCCACGTGACGCAATTCAACGCGCTGCACTACACGCTCAAGCTGTTTCACCACGGCCTGATGTCGGTTTTTCCGGGCGACCCGGAGACGCGGCTATACTTCGTCACCGGGGGCTTCGCCGCCCGGGCGATTGCCGATATTTGCCGCCTGGATGCGCCGCGGTGCATTTACCACGTGGCCCACGCGGAGGCCCACGGCGTGCCCCTGGCGGAGGCGATCGACCTGGCGTTCACCGCGTTTCTGGAGGACCCACGTTTTCGCGCACGGCGCTTGCCGCGCCCGCTCTTCATCGATCAGGCGGGGTTCGACGTGCTGGTGGCCGGGATGGCGGGCCTGGGCAACCGTGCGCAGGTGCAGGCGATCTCTGGCGTGGCCTCCTTCGCCCGCCAGCTGTACATCCGCAAGGAGGCGCGCAACGAGCACCTGCTGGCAGCCCTGTCGCATTACGCCCCGGAGGACCAGCG